Genomic DNA from candidate division WOR-3 bacterium:
CAGCTCCGATTGCCTGAGAGATTAAAAGAATCACCCTGTTTTTCCGGTCCATAGGGGCTGGACTTAAAGCAAAAAGCTCGTAAGCCCTTGCCAATAGCGCATCGGCTGCTAAAATTGCCGTGCCTTCATCAAACCTCCTATGCAGGGAGAGCCTGCCGCGCCGAAAGTCGTCGTTATCCATACTGGGGAGGTCATCCTGAATCAGTGAAAAGTTGTGAATCATCTCAACGCCACAGCAAACCGGTATGATCCACGAGAAGTTTTTACCGCCACAGGCTTTAAAGGCCTCAAGAGCAAAAATCGGCCTCAACCGTTTACCTGGGCCAAGAACTGCATAGCGTATTGCCTGTTTCAAGCGAGATGGGACTCCTGGTCCAAATTTTAGGTAACGATTTAAGTGATAATTTATTAACCGCTTATCTTTAACAATAGTCTCTTGCAAATTCATAAAAGGGAAGCGTTTTTCTTTGTTGCCAGAACGGTATTTTTTAAGAGCATAGCAACCGTCATCGGACCAACGCCACCAGGAACGGGGGTAATTGCCTGAGCCTTGGGCGCGACACTATTAAAATCAACATCACCAACCACACCATGTTCGCTTCGGTTTATCCCGGCATCAACGACAACAACACCTTCACTTACCATATCACCTGTTATCAGAGATGGCCTACCTGCTGCAACAACAAGAACTTCTGCCTCCTTGGTGAAATGCGCCAAATTGGTGGTTTTACTGTGGCAAATCGTTACTGTGGCATCCCCCCTGGTCCCATGTAAAAGCAACAGGTTCGCCAGGGGTTTTCCTACAAGTTCCC
This window encodes:
- a CDS encoding polyprenyl synthetase family protein, producing the protein MNLQETIVKDKRLINYHLNRYLKFGPGVPSRLKQAIRYAVLGPGKRLRPIFALEAFKACGGKNFSWIIPVCCGVEMIHNFSLIQDDLPSMDNDDFRRGRLSLHRRFDEGTAILAADALLARAYELFALSPAPMDRKNRVILLISQAIGAEGMAGGQVLDIMPKGEQGKKAELEYFHIARLKTAELIGVSILTGAVIAGVAPAIEKRLYRLGVGLGVLFQITDDILDFKQDQRPRGINRIREEAEILAQNTQKGFSALGGKFWFFSEIATYIVNRKR